The Clostridiaceae bacterium HFYG-1003 genome includes a window with the following:
- the srtB gene encoding class B sortase has protein sequence MNRTNIRRLLNAAMAVGLVLLATAGLGVWNNNQTQAAYDELADRRKFESDQKIPQTEEVLLTPPVRNDPLMEESEGIPELPLIPNPNDKWLEINPDYAGWLTVPGTAIDYPYVRSRDNADYLIMDFYRKPAKAGTVFMDYRNLGNFKDRHLVLYGHNMKNGTMFHDLVRYHDRKFFDSHREISVSGLYETRRFRIFSVYEITATDTVIPLHFESDRSLEEEVKLWQKQSMHPEEQPVEGGSILSLVTCSYGIDNGRTIVHAVEITQP, from the coding sequence ATGAACAGAACAAATATCCGGCGACTGCTCAACGCGGCCATGGCAGTCGGCCTGGTACTGCTGGCCACGGCCGGACTGGGCGTCTGGAACAACAATCAGACGCAGGCAGCTTACGATGAACTGGCTGACCGGCGAAAATTTGAATCAGATCAGAAAATTCCTCAAACCGAAGAAGTACTTTTAACTCCACCGGTACGAAATGATCCGCTCATGGAGGAGTCCGAGGGCATCCCTGAGCTTCCCCTGATTCCCAATCCCAACGATAAGTGGCTGGAGATCAATCCCGATTATGCCGGCTGGCTGACCGTCCCCGGCACAGCCATTGACTACCCTTATGTACGAAGCCGCGACAATGCAGACTATCTGATCATGGACTTTTACAGAAAGCCTGCGAAAGCTGGAACGGTGTTCATGGATTACCGAAATCTGGGAAATTTCAAGGATCGGCATCTGGTACTGTATGGTCACAATATGAAGAACGGAACCATGTTCCATGATCTGGTGCGATACCATGACCGGAAGTTCTTCGATTCCCATCGTGAGATTAGTGTTTCAGGACTTTACGAGACCAGACGATTCCGAATTTTTTCAGTCTATGAAATCACCGCCACCGATACCGTGATCCCGCTTCATTTTGAATCGGACCGCTCTCTTGAAGAGGAAGTGAAGCTCTGGCAGAAGCAGTCCATGCATCCTGAGGAGCAACCGGTAGAAGGCGGTTCCATCCTTTCTCTGGTCACCTGCAGCTACGGCATCGACAACGGACGAACCATCGTCCATGCCGTGGAAATCACTCAACCATAA
- a CDS encoding fasciclin domain-containing protein, whose product MKNILKRILNVAVSLSLFVGIPVYAADQNIVEIASGNDSFKTLVAALQKAELVDDLQGDGPFTVFAPTDAAFEKPLGELKISAEDLLGHPQLKEVLLYHVVSGKVMSTDLSNGMKAATLQGEEISVDLSDGVKINESTVATPDLEASNGVIHVIDTVLVPESFKLEQEPQTPETVVDIALSNENFSILVAALQKAELVDTLKGDGPFTVFAPTNKAFEDLLAALNISSSDLLAQPDLAKVLLYHVVSGQVLSTDLTNGMEAATINGEKIKIDLTDGVMVNDSKVTTPDLKAGNGVVHVIDKVLVPSNFKLQEVDDNGEIPKTGDIGFAPLAIAGLVSLIGAGVLKKRFS is encoded by the coding sequence ATGAAGAACATATTGAAAAGAATCCTTAATGTGGCAGTCAGCCTCTCGCTGTTTGTAGGAATTCCGGTCTATGCGGCCGATCAGAACATCGTTGAAATTGCCAGCGGCAATGACAGTTTTAAAACCCTGGTGGCTGCACTTCAGAAAGCCGAACTGGTGGATGACCTGCAGGGCGATGGACCTTTCACGGTGTTTGCCCCGACCGACGCAGCCTTTGAGAAACCGCTGGGCGAACTGAAAATATCGGCTGAGGATCTCCTGGGCCATCCGCAGCTTAAAGAGGTCCTGCTCTACCATGTAGTATCCGGCAAGGTCATGAGCACCGACCTCTCCAATGGAATGAAAGCGGCAACTCTCCAGGGCGAAGAAATCTCAGTCGATCTCTCGGATGGAGTCAAGATTAATGAATCCACAGTCGCAACCCCTGATCTGGAAGCATCCAACGGTGTAATCCACGTAATTGATACGGTTCTAGTCCCCGAAAGCTTCAAGCTGGAGCAGGAACCCCAGACTCCGGAAACTGTGGTAGACATCGCGCTGTCCAATGAAAACTTCAGCATCCTGGTGGCTGCTCTTCAGAAAGCCGAACTGGTCGATACCCTCAAAGGCGACGGACCCTTCACGGTCTTCGCGCCCACCAACAAAGCCTTCGAAGACCTGCTTGCAGCACTGAACATTTCAAGTTCCGACCTGCTGGCCCAGCCTGATCTGGCCAAAGTTCTTCTCTACCACGTAGTGTCCGGACAGGTACTGAGCACCGATCTGACCAATGGAATGGAAGCTGCCACCATCAACGGCGAAAAGATCAAGATCGATCTGACCGATGGCGTCATGGTCAATGACAGTAAGGTAACCACTCCTGACCTCAAGGCCGGTAATGGCGTAGTCCATGTCATCGACAAGGTTCTGGTCCCCTCCAACTTCAAGCTTCAGGAAGTGGATGACAACGGCGAAATCCCGAAGACGGGCGACATTGGATTTGCTCCTCTGGCCATCGCCGGATTGGTCTCCCTGATCGGAGCCGGAGTCCTGAAAAAGAGATTTTCCTAA
- a CDS encoding dihydroorotate dehydrogenase: MIDLSVSLPGLSLKNPVMPASGCFGFGREFAELYDLSLLGSIMIKAVTREPRRGNAMPRIAETPQGMLNAIGLMNPGIDHVEEELAWLAQYDLPIISNVAGNTEEDYLYVADRISKAPNVGALEINISCPNVKHGGIAFGQDPEVAARLTRRIKSVSDKPIYMKLSPNVADIKVMAKAVEEGGADGITMINTITGMRLDLKTGRPVLANATGGLSGPAIRPVAIRMIHEVFRTVKIPIIGMGGITCAEDVLEFLYAGASAVAIGTQNFIDPYVCPNIINALGATLEQYGFRSVREAVGYSHRI, translated from the coding sequence ATGATTGATCTGAGTGTCAGTTTACCGGGACTCTCGCTGAAGAATCCCGTGATGCCCGCTTCCGGCTGCTTCGGCTTTGGCCGGGAATTCGCCGAACTGTATGACCTGAGCCTGCTGGGCTCCATCATGATCAAGGCAGTCACAAGGGAACCACGCCGGGGTAATGCCATGCCCCGGATCGCGGAGACGCCCCAGGGCATGCTCAATGCCATCGGTCTGATGAATCCGGGCATCGATCATGTCGAAGAAGAACTCGCCTGGCTGGCGCAGTATGATCTGCCGATCATCAGCAACGTCGCCGGCAATACCGAAGAGGATTATCTGTATGTGGCAGATCGCATCTCGAAGGCTCCCAATGTGGGGGCATTGGAGATCAATATTTCCTGCCCCAATGTCAAACACGGCGGCATAGCCTTCGGTCAGGATCCCGAAGTCGCCGCCCGGCTGACCCGGAGAATCAAGTCCGTCTCGGACAAGCCGATCTATATGAAATTATCACCCAATGTGGCGGATATCAAAGTCATGGCCAAAGCGGTGGAGGAGGGCGGTGCCGACGGCATCACCATGATCAACACCATCACCGGCATGCGCCTTGATCTGAAAACCGGCCGGCCGGTCCTGGCCAATGCCACCGGCGGATTATCCGGTCCCGCCATCCGACCCGTTGCCATCCGCATGATCCACGAAGTGTTCCGCACCGTGAAAATTCCCATCATCGGCATGGGCGGCATTACCTGTGCCGAAGACGTCCTGGAATTCCTTTATGCGGGAGCCAGTGCCGTGGCCATCGGAACCCAGAACTTCATCGATCCCTATGTCTGTCCCAACATCATCAATGCTCTGGGGGCGACCCTGGAGCAGTATGGCTTCCGCTCCGTCCGCGAAGCAGTCGGCTACAGCCACCGCATTTAG
- a CDS encoding dihydroorotate dehydrogenase electron transfer subunit, translating to MKQIQWDLAILSHEGIARDTFRLKLAAPMLEEMPKPGTFFNLTVPDQRFLLKRPISVFAVDHARKEISFIYKIMGEGTKALSDVRAGDTIRVIGPLGNGFPIQDDAHKVLLIGGGVGVPPLYELGCRLKEAGKEVITVLGFRDQSSVFCEAEFRSLGQTVICTDDGSYGFHGLVTQAIEEHGIEFDVLYACGPRLMLKAVDLKYRDHKTGYLSFEERMACGIGACYGCMTETREGLKRVCKDGPVFRLGEAVYHD from the coding sequence ATGAAACAAATCCAATGGGATCTTGCGATCCTTTCCCACGAGGGCATTGCCCGGGATACCTTCCGGCTGAAGCTGGCCGCTCCGATGCTGGAGGAAATGCCGAAGCCCGGCACTTTTTTCAATCTGACAGTCCCCGATCAGCGCTTCCTGCTCAAACGGCCCATTTCGGTGTTTGCCGTCGACCATGCCCGTAAAGAGATCTCCTTTATCTACAAGATTATGGGAGAAGGCACCAAAGCCCTGTCCGACGTCCGCGCCGGAGATACCATCCGGGTCATCGGACCTCTGGGCAACGGGTTTCCGATTCAGGATGACGCGCACAAAGTCCTCCTGATTGGCGGCGGGGTTGGCGTTCCGCCCCTGTATGAACTGGGCTGCCGGCTGAAGGAAGCGGGCAAGGAAGTCATCACCGTCCTGGGCTTCCGGGATCAGAGTTCTGTATTCTGCGAAGCGGAATTCAGGAGTCTGGGACAGACCGTGATCTGCACCGATGACGGGTCCTACGGCTTTCACGGACTGGTTACCCAGGCCATCGAGGAACACGGCATTGAGTTTGACGTGTTATATGCCTGCGGCCCCCGGCTCATGCTGAAAGCCGTGGATCTGAAATACCGGGACCATAAAACCGGGTATCTTTCCTTTGAGGAACGCATGGCCTGCGGGATTGGCGCCTGCTACGGCTGCATGACCGAGACCAGGGAGGGACTCAAACGGGTCTGCAAGGACGGGCCGGTCTTCCGGCTGGGGGAGGCAGTGTATCATGATTGA
- a CDS encoding dihydroorotase — translation MIRRDNELISADLLLQSGKISRIASQIGPEAGWNVIDCNGMLVTPGFIDPHVHLREPGFTDKETIRTGSRAAVKGGYTTVFAMPNVSPCPDTPQRMADMVLRAQDAPLDVRFYAPLSAGEKGEELTDFRELKETGAVALSDDGKGLQHNGLMRQAMQLARAQDLVIAAHCEDESLLNGGYIHDGLYARQHKHRGISRSVEDVQAARDLLLAHETGARYHICHMSTHRGVDLLELAQSWGARVSGEVSPHHLLLTDSDLREDGRYKMNPPLREEVDRLRLIEGLNTGVIQVIATDHAPHTSEEKSRGLAGSPFGITGLETAFPLLYTYLVKPGYITLQTLVDAMTKGPRQVFGLEAGELAEGAPADLTLTDLRAEYVIHAADHESKGRNTPFDGWRVKSRVDTVIKSGRIILQGGTILD, via the coding sequence ATGATCCGCCGCGATAATGAACTTATTTCGGCGGACCTTTTACTGCAGTCAGGGAAAATCAGCCGCATTGCCTCCCAGATCGGGCCGGAGGCAGGCTGGAACGTGATTGACTGCAACGGCATGCTGGTCACTCCGGGCTTCATTGACCCTCACGTCCATCTGAGGGAACCCGGCTTTACCGACAAGGAAACAATCCGGACCGGCAGCCGGGCCGCCGTTAAGGGCGGGTACACCACCGTGTTTGCCATGCCCAATGTCTCGCCCTGTCCGGACACGCCCCAGCGCATGGCGGACATGGTGCTTCGGGCCCAGGATGCTCCGCTGGATGTCCGGTTCTACGCCCCCCTGTCGGCAGGCGAGAAGGGGGAGGAACTGACCGATTTTAGGGAATTGAAGGAAACGGGCGCGGTGGCTCTGTCCGATGACGGCAAAGGGTTGCAGCATAACGGCCTGATGCGTCAGGCGATGCAGCTGGCCAGGGCACAGGATCTGGTGATCGCTGCCCACTGCGAGGATGAAAGTCTGCTCAATGGCGGTTACATTCATGACGGCCTCTATGCCCGTCAGCACAAGCACCGCGGAATCAGCCGCTCCGTCGAAGACGTCCAGGCTGCGCGGGATCTGCTCCTGGCCCATGAAACCGGAGCGCGCTACCACATCTGCCATATGTCGACCCATCGCGGGGTGGATCTGCTGGAGCTGGCCCAGAGCTGGGGCGCCCGCGTTTCCGGGGAGGTCAGTCCGCATCATCTGCTGTTGACCGATTCGGACCTGCGCGAAGATGGCCGGTACAAAATGAACCCGCCGCTGCGGGAAGAGGTCGACCGGCTGCGACTGATCGAAGGATTGAACACCGGCGTGATTCAGGTCATTGCCACCGATCACGCACCCCATACCAGCGAAGAGAAGAGCCGCGGCCTGGCCGGATCGCCCTTTGGCATCACGGGTCTGGAGACCGCCTTCCCCCTGCTTTATACCTACCTGGTCAAGCCGGGGTACATCACGCTGCAAACCCTGGTTGATGCCATGACCAAAGGTCCCAGACAGGTCTTTGGCCTGGAGGCCGGGGAACTGGCTGAAGGAGCTCCGGCGGACCTGACGCTGACCGATTTGCGGGCCGAGTACGTCATTCACGCCGCGGACCATGAAAGCAAGGGCCGCAATACACCCTTTGACGGCTGGCGGGTAAAAAGCCGCGTTGACACCGTCATCAAATCCGGACGGATTATTCTTCAGGGCGGAACGATCCTGGATTAG
- a CDS encoding aspartate carbamoyltransferase catalytic subunit has product MKHLTTLKELEISEIMHLLDRAEDFKKGETKTYANMVVANLFFEPSTRTQNSFIMAEKKMGIQDINLNPEASSIKKGETLYDTVKTFEAIGVNGVVIRATEEKYYEQLVGKINIPIMNGGDGAGDHPTQSLLDLLTIRQEFGKLEGLKVLILGDIRFSRVAKTNIEIMRRLGMDVFICAPEPLKDPAYDYIDCDDAFGKVDVVMLLRVQHERHEHRMNMTQEEYLANYGLSKARYAEMKDHAIIMHPAPFNRGWEIDTDLVESPKSRIFKQMENGVYARMAVIERALDRA; this is encoded by the coding sequence ATGAAACACTTAACCACCTTAAAGGAACTGGAAATCTCGGAAATCATGCATCTTCTGGATCGCGCGGAGGATTTCAAAAAGGGGGAGACAAAGACCTATGCCAACATGGTGGTTGCCAACCTGTTCTTCGAACCGTCCACCAGAACCCAGAACTCATTCATTATGGCCGAAAAGAAGATGGGCATCCAGGATATCAATCTGAATCCGGAAGCCTCCTCGATCAAGAAAGGTGAAACCCTGTATGATACGGTGAAGACCTTTGAAGCCATCGGCGTCAATGGAGTCGTCATCCGCGCCACGGAAGAGAAATACTACGAACAGCTGGTCGGCAAGATCAATATCCCCATCATGAACGGGGGCGACGGTGCCGGTGACCATCCGACCCAGTCCCTGCTTGATCTGCTCACCATCCGCCAGGAATTCGGCAAGCTGGAAGGCTTGAAAGTTCTGATTCTCGGCGACATCCGCTTCTCACGGGTTGCGAAAACCAATATTGAAATCATGCGCCGCCTCGGCATGGACGTGTTCATCTGTGCTCCGGAACCGCTGAAGGATCCGGCGTACGACTACATCGACTGTGATGACGCCTTCGGCAAGGTGGACGTGGTGATGCTGCTGCGGGTTCAGCATGAGCGCCATGAGCACCGCATGAATATGACTCAGGAAGAATATCTGGCAAACTATGGTCTGAGCAAGGCCCGCTACGCGGAAATGAAAGACCATGCCATCATCATGCATCCGGCTCCGTTCAACCGCGGCTGGGAAATCGATACGGATCTGGTGGAAAGCCCGAAATCCCGGATCTTCAAGCAAATGGAAAATGGAGTTTACGCCCGGATGGCAGTCATCGAACGGGCGCTGGACCGGGCATGA
- a CDS encoding M20 family metallopeptidase, protein MSNKKVMDRKEIIMSQVSGMLKDLVERRSENPPGEEAAVSDWMQQYLTDRDIPFIRQEVLPGRCNLVARLEGDDPHPLIFTGHMDVVPVSPAERNRWDSDPYRAMIRNSRLYGRGATDMKAGLAAALAALSALKASGIRPPHDILLAATIDEEDRMRGSAALVQAGLIGTPAGVIVCEPTGLAICSSSRGRTFGTLQFQGQTGHGSDPGSSLNAIDLAYEFIREMKEVRFPQEPGDGSDRTFWQALSIQAGVEPSVVPDQCRLGIDARLALGYSPTGIWEEADRIVERLKSRYPAMICEIIREDEREPWTTSPTDPFLVQFEHSCRELGLPVEHRTFPGTTDGTKLRRSGCPCLIVGPGELALAHRENESVALAEVEQAVLLYQHFMEHFMGNR, encoded by the coding sequence ATGAGCAATAAAAAGGTCATGGACCGAAAGGAAATAATCATGAGTCAGGTTTCAGGGATGCTGAAGGATCTGGTCGAGCGAAGGAGCGAAAACCCACCGGGTGAAGAGGCGGCAGTCAGTGACTGGATGCAGCAGTATCTGACCGACCGCGACATTCCATTCATCCGCCAGGAAGTGCTCCCCGGACGATGCAATCTCGTTGCCCGCCTGGAGGGCGATGATCCGCACCCCCTGATTTTCACCGGCCACATGGACGTTGTCCCGGTCAGCCCGGCAGAACGAAACCGCTGGGACAGTGATCCCTACCGGGCCATGATCCGAAACAGCCGGCTCTACGGGCGGGGCGCGACCGACATGAAAGCCGGTCTGGCAGCTGCCCTGGCTGCCCTGTCCGCTCTGAAGGCATCCGGCATCCGGCCACCCCACGATATTCTCCTGGCCGCCACCATTGATGAGGAAGACCGGATGCGGGGCTCCGCCGCCCTGGTTCAGGCCGGACTGATCGGCACCCCGGCCGGAGTGATTGTCTGTGAACCGACCGGGCTGGCCATCTGCTCCTCCAGCCGGGGCCGGACCTTCGGAACCCTGCAGTTTCAGGGTCAGACCGGTCATGGCTCGGATCCGGGGAGCAGTCTCAATGCCATTGACTTGGCCTATGAGTTCATCCGGGAAATGAAAGAAGTCCGGTTCCCCCAGGAACCCGGCGACGGATCCGACCGCACCTTCTGGCAGGCTCTGTCCATTCAGGCCGGGGTCGAACCCAGTGTCGTGCCCGATCAATGCCGGCTCGGGATTGATGCCCGACTGGCCCTGGGATACTCTCCCACCGGGATCTGGGAGGAAGCAGACCGGATTGTGGAACGGCTGAAATCCAGATATCCCGCCATGATCTGTGAGATCATCCGTGAGGATGAACGGGAACCCTGGACCACCAGTCCAACCGATCCCTTCCTGGTTCAGTTCGAGCATTCCTGCCGGGAACTGGGACTTCCCGTTGAACATCGGACCTTTCCCGGGACCACCGATGGCACAAAACTCCGCCGGTCCGGCTGTCCCTGTTTAATCGTCGGTCCCGGTGAACTGGCTTTGGCTCATCGTGAAAATGAATCCGTCGCCCTGGCGGAGGTGGAACAGGCCGTTCTGCTGTATCAGCATTTCATGGAGCACTTTATGGGGAACCGATAG
- a CDS encoding phenylalanine--tRNA ligase beta subunit-related protein, with amino-acid sequence MKYIVDPAIFDLAPNLEFGIILATDLKVTPSNEADQARFIEAQEALETRCKAEEIRSLPTVAAYREVLQKAGINPNKFTPSVEAMLKRVAKGNRLPFINALVDLANAVSIEQTLSLGGHDLNDIKENLEVRFSRPGDMFLPFGETQWEAVEAGEMVFASGHEVQTRKWVWRQSELGKVTTATTRVFFQLAGFAGDPALDRAMAAIEQLVVDRLGGKVQVFRVNRQQPEIEFIRPEA; translated from the coding sequence ATGAAGTATATCGTTGATCCAGCAATTTTTGACCTTGCACCCAACTTGGAATTCGGCATTATTCTGGCCACCGATCTGAAAGTCACCCCCTCCAATGAGGCGGATCAGGCCCGGTTCATAGAGGCCCAGGAGGCGTTGGAGACCAGGTGCAAAGCGGAGGAGATCCGCAGCCTGCCCACGGTTGCAGCCTATCGGGAAGTATTACAGAAGGCGGGCATTAATCCCAATAAATTCACGCCCTCGGTGGAAGCGATGCTCAAGCGCGTAGCCAAAGGCAATCGATTGCCCTTCATCAATGCTCTGGTGGATCTGGCCAATGCGGTCTCCATTGAACAGACTCTGTCTCTGGGCGGACACGACCTGAACGACATCAAGGAGAACCTGGAAGTGCGCTTCAGCCGCCCGGGAGATATGTTCCTGCCCTTTGGCGAGACGCAGTGGGAGGCTGTGGAAGCCGGTGAAATGGTGTTTGCATCAGGGCATGAGGTACAGACCCGCAAATGGGTCTGGCGTCAGTCAGAGCTGGGAAAAGTAACGACAGCCACCACCAGGGTCTTTTTCCAGCTGGCCGGCTTTGCCGGGGACCCTGCTCTGGATCGGGCCATGGCTGCCATTGAGCAGCTGGTGGTGGATCGGCTGGGCGGCAAAGTTCAGGTGTTCCGGGTCAACCGGCAGCAGCCGGAGATTGAGTTTATTCGGCCGGAGGCATAA
- a CDS encoding GNAT family N-acetyltransferase, translating into MEPIELITSRLRLRNYTSADLDFVMCMWNDPEMGKYMPDPAYDDIDESYRKALNELQDDEECRYLIAERSDTGERIGACSFLPSPDGRIYDLGYSVHSDHWNQGYATEMAQAMIDHAQANGAEKITAPVHQENIASNAVMKKLGFTVIGETSCKKYGTGRLLPEYLYELSLS; encoded by the coding sequence ATGGAACCGATTGAACTGATCACGAGCCGCCTGAGGCTGAGAAATTACACCAGCGCCGATTTAGACTTTGTCATGTGTATGTGGAACGATCCCGAGATGGGCAAGTATATGCCAGATCCAGCTTATGACGATATCGACGAGTCCTACCGCAAAGCCCTGAATGAACTTCAGGACGATGAGGAGTGCCGTTATCTGATCGCTGAACGCTCCGACACCGGTGAGCGGATCGGCGCCTGCAGCTTCCTGCCCAGCCCCGACGGCCGGATCTATGATCTGGGCTACAGCGTTCACAGCGATCACTGGAACCAGGGGTATGCCACCGAAATGGCTCAGGCGATGATCGATCATGCCCAAGCCAACGGAGCCGAAAAAATCACCGCGCCGGTCCACCAGGAGAATATCGCATCCAATGCCGTGATGAAAAAGCTTGGCTTCACCGTCATCGGAGAAACTTCCTGCAAAAAATACGGCACCGGCCGCCTGCTCCCGGAATACCTCTATGAGCTGAGCCTTTCCTAA
- a CDS encoding DUF1846 domain-containing protein, whose translation MKVGFDSKKYLEEQSKFILERVYNYDKLYLEFGGKLFNDMHAKRVLPGFDANAKVELLRRLKDQIEVIICMYAGDIERNKINENLGITYDMEVMKLIDDLKSHGIPVNSVVLTRYADQPAAKIFVNKLDRRGIKVFIHRAIAGYPSDIDTVVSEAGYGINPYIETEKPIVVVTAPGPGNGKLATCLSQLYHEAQRGLIAGYSKFETFPVWDLPLKHPVNVAYESATVDLKDLNMIDFYHMETYGKMAVNYNRDIETFPILKRILEKITGRESDFQSPTDMGVNCISTGIFDDEAVSWAANQEIIRRYFKALVDYKKGRVDLESFERSRMLMEKMGLAEADRLVVPAARSLAATMTGSDVENVSVVALELADGTIITGKRKSMMQATAACVLNALKYLAGITDNIYLLSPVVLKPIGELKRKTSHLQEQLLDLNEILIALSMSAATNPSAQAAFACIDQLDGTNLHSTTILNTNDEKTLRALGIDYTSDDDYATDKLFYGN comes from the coding sequence ATGAAAGTAGGGTTTGATTCAAAGAAGTATCTGGAGGAACAGTCTAAATTCATTCTGGAACGGGTATACAATTACGACAAGCTGTACCTGGAGTTCGGCGGAAAGCTTTTCAACGACATGCACGCCAAGCGGGTGCTGCCGGGATTCGATGCTAATGCCAAGGTGGAGCTGCTCAGGCGGCTCAAGGATCAGATCGAGGTCATCATCTGCATGTACGCAGGCGATATTGAGCGGAACAAAATCAACGAAAATCTGGGCATCACCTATGACATGGAAGTCATGAAGCTCATTGACGATCTGAAGAGCCATGGCATTCCGGTGAACAGCGTTGTTCTCACCAGGTATGCTGACCAGCCGGCAGCCAAGATTTTTGTCAACAAGCTGGATCGGCGCGGCATCAAGGTGTTTATTCACCGGGCAATTGCCGGATATCCGTCGGACATTGATACCGTCGTTTCGGAAGCTGGATATGGGATCAATCCGTACATCGAAACAGAAAAGCCCATTGTCGTGGTCACGGCCCCGGGGCCCGGCAACGGAAAACTGGCGACCTGCCTGTCGCAGCTTTATCATGAGGCCCAGCGCGGACTCATTGCGGGATACTCCAAGTTCGAAACCTTCCCGGTGTGGGACCTGCCCCTGAAGCACCCGGTCAATGTGGCCTATGAATCAGCCACCGTGGACCTGAAAGATCTGAACATGATCGATTTTTATCATATGGAAACCTACGGCAAGATGGCGGTGAACTACAACCGGGATATTGAAACATTCCCGATCCTCAAGCGGATCCTGGAAAAGATAACCGGCCGGGAAAGCGATTTCCAGTCCCCCACCGACATGGGCGTCAATTGCATCAGTACTGGAATCTTTGACGATGAAGCAGTCTCCTGGGCGGCGAATCAGGAAATCATCCGACGCTACTTCAAGGCGCTGGTTGACTACAAGAAAGGCCGGGTCGATCTGGAATCCTTCGAACGCAGCCGCATGCTGATGGAAAAAATGGGCCTGGCGGAAGCTGACCGGCTGGTTGTGCCGGCTGCCCGCAGCCTGGCCGCTACCATGACAGGCAGCGACGTGGAAAATGTTTCAGTCGTCGCCCTGGAGCTGGCGGACGGAACCATCATTACCGGAAAGCGCAAATCCATGATGCAGGCCACCGCTGCCTGCGTCCTGAATGCCCTGAAATACCTGGCTGGCATCACTGACAACATTTATCTGCTCTCGCCGGTCGTCTTAAAACCCATTGGCGAGCTCAAGCGCAAGACCTCCCACCTGCAGGAGCAGCTGCTGGACCTCAATGAAATCCTCATTGCGCTGTCGATGTCCGCCGCGACCAATCCTTCGGCTCAGGCGGCATTTGCCTGTATCGACCAGCTGGACGGAACCAACCTCCATTCCACGACCATTCTCAATACCAATGATGAGAAAACGCTGCGGGCCCTGGGCATCGACTATACTTCAGACGATGACTATGCCACCGATAAACTGTTCTACGGCAACTAA